The proteins below come from a single Dinghuibacter silviterrae genomic window:
- a CDS encoding RICIN domain-containing protein gives MTSLTKLAQGALCLTLMLQTACQKPLVQSISPGITSDASTSNGGLIAYKNSAHHPFVGYLVADGNDPAASVNPANAPDSVDFLEFFAGRDTVRNDWRIAQAKGTRIVVCHFVSDAYFDGASNDPSNPGTSTTPTATSTYDHWAAAMYQQHIVQDSLDGIDLDIETGTLGGEVPNATNLQSLLISVARYFGPNSTSALTVMGKKPVFFFDTDGSVGGGVDGTYYTSYSGNYDYVLFQAYTTGSHYWSGSGTASFGPLVSTYGLSKLIFLVNGDSFSPSDATVGNDLLSYAGWVVSNSGCGVGAYRMSRDYNDVPSFTYSRQAIQIMNPAATDTTGLVSGATYKIVSAVNNSSVLDVTSSGTANGTKVQLYTDNGTNAQRWQITSLGGGYYKLEPACAPGKMMDVSNSGTADGTQVQIYTDNGTNAQRWLITSLGGGYYSMSPACAPASDLDDNAQGTANGNKIQIWTSNGTVAQQWKFVQE, from the coding sequence ATGACATCTCTAACGAAGCTTGCACAGGGCGCACTGTGCCTCACCCTGATGCTGCAAACTGCGTGTCAGAAACCCCTGGTCCAGTCCATTTCCCCGGGCATTACGTCCGATGCTTCCACCTCCAACGGCGGCCTGATCGCCTACAAAAACAGCGCCCATCATCCCTTTGTCGGTTACCTCGTGGCTGACGGCAACGACCCCGCCGCATCCGTCAACCCGGCAAATGCCCCGGACAGCGTAGACTTCCTGGAGTTCTTCGCGGGCCGGGACACGGTTCGTAACGACTGGAGGATCGCACAGGCCAAAGGGACCCGGATCGTAGTCTGTCACTTTGTTTCCGACGCTTATTTTGACGGGGCCTCCAACGACCCTTCCAACCCCGGGACGAGTACCACCCCCACCGCCACCAGCACGTATGATCACTGGGCCGCGGCGATGTACCAGCAGCACATCGTACAGGATTCCCTGGACGGGATCGACCTCGATATCGAGACCGGTACGCTGGGCGGCGAGGTGCCCAATGCCACCAACCTGCAAAGCCTGCTCATCTCCGTGGCCAGGTATTTCGGGCCAAACTCCACGTCGGCGTTGACCGTGATGGGCAAAAAACCGGTCTTCTTTTTCGACACCGACGGCAGCGTCGGCGGAGGGGTCGACGGGACCTATTACACCAGCTATTCGGGCAACTATGACTATGTCTTGTTTCAGGCCTATACCACTGGCAGCCACTACTGGAGCGGGAGCGGTACGGCCAGCTTCGGACCGCTGGTCAGCACCTACGGCCTGAGCAAGCTCATCTTCCTGGTCAACGGGGACAGCTTTAGTCCTTCGGATGCGACCGTCGGGAACGACCTGTTGAGCTATGCCGGGTGGGTCGTGAGCAACAGCGGTTGTGGTGTCGGCGCTTACCGGATGAGCCGGGACTACAACGACGTACCCTCATTCACCTACAGCCGGCAGGCCATCCAGATCATGAACCCCGCCGCCACCGATACCACCGGTCTCGTGTCCGGAGCGACCTACAAGATCGTGTCGGCCGTCAACAACAGCAGCGTCCTGGACGTAACCTCATCCGGCACCGCCAACGGCACCAAGGTCCAGCTCTACACCGACAACGGGACCAACGCACAGCGCTGGCAGATCACCAGCCTGGGGGGCGGTTATTACAAACTGGAGCCCGCCTGCGCACCGGGTAAGATGATGGACGTGAGCAACTCCGGTACGGCCGACGGTACCCAGGTCCAGATTTATACCGACAACGGGACCAACGCACAGCGCTGGCTGATCACCAGCTTAGGAGGGGGCTACTACAGCATGAGCCCGGCCTGCGCCCCGGCCTCCGACTTGGACGACAATGCCCAGGGGACCGCCAATGGGAATAAGATCCAGATATGGACTTCGAACGGCACCGTGGCCCAGCAATGGAAGTTTGTACAGGAATAA
- a CDS encoding endo-beta-N-acetylglucosaminidase H, producing MKQTILLLVLFAAVSCGKSSNPVLPAGTATDASAATKKGPLSVVYIEVNNDNLLNPGCYTLTTGGAQFFDMDIIFAANINYDATLNKAVLYNNANVENVLVNYKTYIQPLQAKGIKVLYDILGNHTGDGIANFTSRAAAKDFATQVADTVNAYGLDGVDFDDEYAEYGEHGSLPPANDSSFVLLLSELRKQLPTKLLTFYAIGPAYTGTGSYQGQSMGSLLNYAWNPYYGTFSAPSITGMSKSQLSPAAVDFGSTSSSTSTSFAKQTVSGGYGVMMFYGLTQTSETSYLSGTSKALYGSGVTVPSGCLQP from the coding sequence ATGAAACAAACCATTCTTCTTCTCGTTCTTTTCGCCGCGGTATCCTGCGGCAAATCTTCCAATCCCGTCCTGCCCGCAGGTACGGCCACAGACGCCTCGGCGGCCACCAAAAAAGGCCCCCTCAGCGTCGTCTATATCGAAGTGAATAACGACAACCTCCTCAACCCGGGTTGTTATACCCTGACGACCGGGGGCGCGCAGTTCTTTGATATGGACATCATTTTCGCGGCCAATATCAACTACGACGCTACCCTCAACAAGGCGGTGTTGTACAACAACGCCAATGTGGAAAACGTCCTGGTGAATTACAAGACGTATATCCAGCCACTCCAGGCCAAGGGGATCAAGGTGCTCTACGACATCCTGGGCAACCACACCGGGGACGGCATTGCCAATTTCACCAGCCGGGCGGCGGCCAAGGATTTTGCCACCCAGGTCGCGGACACGGTGAATGCCTACGGCCTGGACGGCGTCGACTTCGACGACGAATACGCCGAATATGGAGAACACGGTTCGCTCCCCCCGGCCAACGACAGCTCATTTGTCCTGTTGCTCAGCGAGCTGCGGAAGCAATTGCCGACAAAGCTCCTGACCTTCTATGCCATCGGGCCCGCCTATACCGGGACCGGGTCCTACCAGGGACAATCCATGGGCAGTCTTCTGAACTACGCCTGGAATCCATACTACGGGACCTTCTCAGCCCCGTCGATCACCGGTATGTCCAAGAGCCAGTTGTCACCCGCCGCGGTCGATTTTGGCAGCACCTCCTCCAGTACTTCGACGTCGTTTGCGAAGCAAACGGTGTCCGGGGGGTATGGGGTCATGATGTTTTATGGGTTGACGCAGACCAGTGAGACCAGTTATCTCTCGGGGACGTCCAAGGCATTGTATGGGTCGGGCGTGACGGTGCCGTCTGGCTGTCTGCAACCGTAG
- a CDS encoding peroxiredoxin: MRTLLIMAAVAWCACGSAQSLKTGDKVPDFTLPDQNGQPFALHDYIGKKYLVIYFYPKDESPVCTKEACSFRDNYDAFTKKGAMVIGINGGSVSSHHAFQQNHQLPFILLSDSANKVLKLFGVKGSFGLTGRETFVVDLGGKIVYTFSSMLKGTKHEEEALAHIPGNP, encoded by the coding sequence ATGCGTACATTGTTGATCATGGCGGCCGTCGCCTGGTGCGCCTGCGGCAGCGCCCAAAGCCTGAAAACGGGCGACAAGGTCCCCGACTTCACCCTCCCCGATCAAAACGGCCAACCCTTTGCGTTGCACGACTATATCGGGAAAAAATACCTGGTCATTTATTTCTACCCGAAGGACGAAAGCCCCGTTTGTACAAAAGAGGCTTGTTCTTTCCGCGACAACTACGACGCCTTTACAAAAAAGGGGGCGATGGTCATCGGAATCAACGGGGGCTCGGTGAGCAGCCATCACGCCTTTCAGCAAAACCACCAACTGCCCTTTATTCTTCTGAGCGACTCCGCGAACAAGGTCCTGAAACTATTTGGCGTCAAGGGCAGCTTTGGCCTGACCGGCCGCGAAACGTTCGTGGTGGACCTGGGCGGGAAGATTGTCTACACCTTCAGTTCCATGCTCAAGGGAACCAAACACGAGGAAGAAGCCCTGGCACATATCCCGGGGAACCCTTAA
- a CDS encoding M1 family metallopeptidase, producing MTCKTFFLAAFLFGAALRGAAQDMQHYTFALTLSDTTNRIHGVAAVTVRFNSARTWFRLDLAGRMRVSSVREGRKKVPFLQDAGALSLRVKARKRSRHTYRIVYAGTPSDGLIISTNKYGSRTFFGDNWPDRAHQWLPCVDRPGDKAGLDFIVTAPDHYRVIAPGIKTEDVLLSEHLRRTHWVEKVPVPTKVMVIGVAEFAISPQVFIQGIPVNAYVFPQNRERGFRDYAWADSILPFYIRKVGPYAYEKLANVQSKTIFGGMENASAIFYSETSVGSRGVEELMAHEIAHQWFGDAVTETDYRHLWLSEGFATYMTHLYMEDRYGPDTLRKGMAADRKTVLVFARRQTIPVVDTGRHGGYMQLLNANSYQKGGWVLHMLRRSVGDSLFWAGIRRYFATYDGRNASTDSFRLVMETVCARDLGPFFTQWLYTPGVPRLRCSWASADGGWTLQVEQLQEQPFVFTLEYSIDGVVHTLGVKDRVSGVRLPDGVLPEQVRVDPDVDLLADIQVVPPEKK from the coding sequence ATGACGTGTAAGACATTTTTTTTGGCGGCTTTTCTTTTTGGCGCGGCCCTGCGCGGTGCGGCCCAGGATATGCAGCACTATACTTTTGCCCTCACCCTAAGCGACACCACCAACCGCATCCATGGCGTAGCCGCCGTCACGGTCCGTTTTAACAGCGCCCGCACATGGTTCCGGCTGGACCTGGCGGGACGTATGCGGGTATCTTCCGTCCGGGAGGGGAGGAAAAAAGTACCCTTTTTGCAGGACGCCGGGGCATTGTCGCTCAGGGTTAAGGCCAGGAAAAGGTCCCGGCATACCTATCGCATCGTCTATGCCGGCACACCTTCCGACGGGCTGATCATCAGCACCAACAAATACGGATCCCGTACGTTTTTTGGAGACAACTGGCCGGACAGGGCACACCAGTGGCTGCCCTGTGTGGACCGGCCGGGGGACAAAGCCGGCCTGGATTTTATCGTCACCGCGCCCGACCACTACCGGGTCATCGCCCCGGGTATAAAAACGGAAGACGTACTGTTGAGCGAGCACCTGCGCCGGACGCACTGGGTGGAAAAAGTACCCGTACCCACCAAGGTCATGGTGATCGGGGTGGCGGAGTTTGCGATTTCGCCGCAGGTGTTTATCCAGGGCATTCCCGTCAACGCCTACGTGTTCCCCCAAAATCGCGAGCGCGGTTTTCGGGACTATGCCTGGGCCGACAGCATCCTGCCTTTTTATATCCGCAAGGTAGGCCCCTACGCCTACGAGAAACTGGCCAATGTCCAGTCCAAGACCATTTTTGGAGGTATGGAAAACGCCAGCGCCATTTTTTATTCGGAAACCTCCGTGGGTTCGCGGGGTGTCGAAGAGCTGATGGCCCACGAGATCGCCCACCAGTGGTTTGGCGACGCCGTCACCGAAACGGACTACCGGCACCTGTGGCTGAGCGAAGGCTTTGCCACGTACATGACCCACCTGTATATGGAAGACCGGTATGGACCCGATACCCTCCGCAAGGGGATGGCGGCGGACAGGAAAACGGTCCTGGTTTTTGCGCGCCGGCAAACGATCCCCGTCGTGGACACCGGGCGGCACGGAGGGTATATGCAACTGCTAAACGCCAACAGCTACCAAAAAGGCGGCTGGGTGCTGCACATGCTCCGGCGGTCGGTGGGCGACAGTCTTTTCTGGGCGGGCATACGGCGTTATTTCGCCACCTATGACGGGCGTAATGCGTCCACGGACTCCTTCCGGTTGGTCATGGAAACGGTTTGTGCGCGCGACCTGGGGCCATTTTTTACCCAATGGCTGTATACCCCGGGTGTACCCCGGCTGCGGTGCAGTTGGGCATCGGCAGACGGGGGTTGGACCCTGCAGGTGGAACAATTGCAGGAGCAACCATTTGTCTTTACCTTGGAGTATTCGATAGACGGGGTGGTGCACACCCTTGGGGTAAAGGACCGGGTTTCCGGGGTGCGCCTGCCCGACGGGGTTTTGCCGGAGCAGGTCCGGGTCGACCCGGACGTCGACCTGCTGGCGGACATACAGGTGGTGCCGCCGGAAAAAAAATAA
- a CDS encoding YciI family protein — translation MQEFMLVFRQSTDAPLPTPEQLAAVSPVWEHWMGGYIVVKAADLEEATTLAHGCPILLNQGTVEIRPIDAMR, via the coding sequence ATGCAAGAATTTATGCTCGTTTTCCGGCAATCGACGGACGCCCCCCTGCCTACACCCGAACAATTGGCCGCCGTAAGTCCCGTATGGGAACACTGGATGGGCGGCTATATCGTCGTCAAGGCGGCCGACCTGGAGGAAGCCACCACGCTTGCGCATGGTTGTCCCATCCTGCTGAACCAGGGGACGGTGGAGATCAGACCCATCGACGCCATGCGATGA
- a CDS encoding RNA polymerase sigma factor, whose translation MTTDPLPQLFRKEFGTMVAVMSRLFGLRHIDMAEDVVSETFLIATETWAKKGLPVIALAESATDDLFSSGNIQDSQLRMLFAVCHPSIASEAQIGLALRTLCGFSIEEIAEAFLVGRETIQKRLFRARERLRAEGTLDFPFISDIPVRLGNVLHIIYLLFNEGYASTTHNQVLRKDLCVEALRLAVMLTGYGPTNEPRTHALIALICYHASRFHARLEGSTPARRRRGQVGAHPAAIQPAPARELFPDGGPQPDVCPLQSQGQGRSDSRGGKAGSLGQSLLLHADGGALRRRRPAAGTGVLCPGVGPGQNRCRQERHRREDGAARFVSRASRLNGYTFTPESKKAPALAVNTE comes from the coding sequence ATGACCACAGACCCTTTACCCCAGCTGTTCAGGAAGGAATTCGGGACGATGGTGGCTGTCATGAGCCGGCTTTTTGGCCTCCGGCACATCGATATGGCGGAGGACGTCGTCAGCGAAACCTTCCTGATTGCTACGGAGACTTGGGCCAAAAAGGGCCTCCCGGTCATTGCGCTTGCTGAAAGCGCCACCGACGATTTGTTCAGCTCCGGCAACATCCAGGACAGCCAGCTCCGGATGCTGTTTGCGGTATGTCATCCGTCCATCGCGTCGGAAGCCCAGATCGGCCTGGCGCTGCGGACCCTTTGCGGGTTTAGCATAGAAGAAATCGCGGAAGCATTTTTAGTGGGCCGGGAAACCATCCAAAAACGGTTGTTCCGGGCCAGGGAGCGCCTTCGCGCAGAGGGAACACTGGATTTTCCTTTTATTTCCGATATCCCCGTCCGCCTGGGAAACGTGCTGCACATCATCTACCTCCTTTTTAACGAAGGCTATGCGTCCACGACCCACAACCAGGTGCTGCGCAAAGACCTTTGTGTTGAGGCGCTCCGGCTGGCGGTGATGCTGACAGGCTATGGCCCGACCAACGAGCCCCGTACCCACGCCCTGATCGCGCTGATCTGTTACCACGCCTCCCGCTTCCACGCGCGGCTGGAAGGAAGCACACCGGCCCGGCGACGGCGCGGACAAGTGGGAGCGCATCCTGCGGCTATACAACCAGCTCCTGCTCGTGAACTATTCCCCGATGGTGGCCCTCAACCGGACGTATGCCCTCTACAAAGCCAGGGGCAGGGCCGAAGCGATTCCCGAGGCGGAAAAGCTGGGTCTTTGGGGCAATCACTACTTCTGCACGCTGATGGGGGAGCTCTTCGCCGGAGAAGACCCGCAGCGGGCACGGGGGTACTATGCCCGGGCGTTGGACCTGGCCAAAACCGATGCCGACAAGAACGTCATCGCCGCGAAGATGGCGCGGCTCGCTTCGTGAGCAGGGCGTCCAGACTGAACGGATACACCTTCACCCCCGAAAGCAAAAAGGCGCCGGCGCTTGCTGTAAATACCGAATAA
- a CDS encoding DoxX family membrane protein, translating into MKIIQLYLRLALGIGFLVPGLDRLGCWGPHGGAQISWGDWAHFQTYAREVMSFLPTGLADKLAVVATAAELTFGVLLVLGLWTRWAALGSGLLLLGFAISMAVSFGIVSPLSYSVFTASAGAFLLSGVKVYPFSLDALLTKRAAPSSRR; encoded by the coding sequence ATGAAAATCATACAACTCTACCTACGCCTTGCCTTAGGCATCGGTTTCCTCGTTCCCGGGCTGGACCGGCTCGGTTGCTGGGGTCCCCACGGCGGCGCCCAGATCAGTTGGGGAGATTGGGCCCATTTTCAGACATACGCCCGCGAGGTCATGTCGTTTCTGCCCACGGGTCTCGCGGACAAGCTGGCCGTGGTCGCCACCGCGGCCGAGCTTACGTTTGGCGTGCTCCTGGTGCTGGGTCTATGGACGCGCTGGGCGGCTTTGGGGAGCGGGCTTTTGCTGCTGGGGTTTGCCATCAGCATGGCGGTCTCCTTTGGGATCGTCTCTCCCCTGAGTTATTCGGTATTTACAGCAAGCGCCGGCGCCTTTTTGCTTTCGGGGGTGAAGGTGTATCCGTTCAGTCTGGACGCCCTGCTCACGAAGCGAGCCGCGCCATCTTCGCGGCGATGA
- a CDS encoding alpha-L-arabinofuranosidase — translation MMKPTLFAALVAICVFAACAKHAGTSNSGSGSTTDTVITPPTDPAVSATVGFFLNDWTPKTFTVPSTTAGTVGSTSYTDELTIDISKVLTKVSPYVYGNNTNLWMGQIVTQSNLVGYIKDLSPNILRAPAGSNSDIYFWNQASAPPSDAPVLLYSNGTEDTAGYWYGGNTQSWTLSLSNYYALQAATSSGGIITVNYGYARYGTSADPVAAAAHLAADWVRYDKGKSKFWEIGNETYGNWEAGYQIDQSLNHDNQPQFVTGDLYGQHVKVFVDSMRAAAQEVGSTIYIGATLLDAAPYTGAYQSLLTWNQGVLTEAGNLVDFFEVHDYFTPYNDNTSEANILASATTVPTNAMTYLNQQMAQYGVTPKPIALTEWNIQAVNSKQDVSYIAGVHAVKALGSIIKNHFGEASRWDLANGWNGGNDMGMFSEGGEPNVPLWNPRPVFFYLYYFQKFFGDRMVSDTLQSTSSDLTTYSSSFTSGQAGTIVVNSGTTAHTLAIDFKNFAAGSHYYWYVLTGGTDVAQFSGQVVVNGTGPNNAEGGPASSYASIKAYTAPLTGTIYLSVPARAVVYLVADKKS, via the coding sequence ATGATGAAACCCACCCTTTTTGCTGCCTTAGTGGCTATTTGCGTTTTTGCCGCCTGCGCTAAACATGCGGGTACTTCGAATTCGGGTAGTGGCAGCACGACAGATACCGTGATCACCCCACCCACTGACCCCGCCGTTTCCGCCACCGTGGGTTTTTTCCTCAATGACTGGACCCCCAAAACCTTTACCGTTCCCTCCACGACCGCGGGAACGGTCGGCAGCACCTCGTACACCGACGAGCTGACCATCGACATCAGCAAGGTGCTCACCAAGGTGTCGCCCTACGTCTATGGCAACAATACCAACCTGTGGATGGGACAGATCGTTACCCAGTCGAACCTGGTGGGCTATATCAAAGACCTTTCCCCAAACATCCTCCGCGCCCCGGCCGGGAGCAACAGCGATATTTATTTCTGGAACCAGGCCTCTGCCCCTCCCTCGGACGCGCCCGTCCTGCTCTATTCCAATGGGACGGAAGACACCGCCGGCTATTGGTACGGCGGCAATACCCAGTCCTGGACGTTGTCGCTGAGCAACTATTATGCGCTCCAGGCCGCTACCAGCTCCGGTGGCATCATCACCGTCAACTACGGCTACGCCCGCTATGGCACCAGCGCCGACCCCGTTGCCGCCGCCGCCCACCTGGCCGCGGATTGGGTGCGTTATGACAAGGGCAAAAGCAAGTTCTGGGAAATCGGCAACGAGACCTATGGCAACTGGGAAGCCGGCTACCAGATCGACCAGTCCCTCAACCACGACAACCAGCCCCAGTTCGTCACCGGCGACCTCTACGGCCAACACGTCAAAGTATTTGTCGACTCCATGCGCGCCGCCGCCCAGGAAGTAGGCAGCACCATCTATATCGGCGCCACCCTTCTCGACGCCGCGCCCTATACCGGCGCCTACCAGTCCCTGCTCACCTGGAACCAGGGCGTACTCACCGAGGCCGGCAACCTGGTCGATTTTTTCGAGGTGCATGATTATTTCACGCCCTACAACGACAATACCTCCGAAGCCAACATCCTGGCCTCCGCCACGACCGTTCCCACCAACGCGATGACCTACCTCAACCAGCAGATGGCCCAATACGGAGTCACACCCAAACCTATCGCCCTGACCGAATGGAACATCCAGGCCGTGAATTCCAAACAAGACGTGTCCTATATCGCCGGGGTCCACGCCGTCAAAGCCCTCGGCTCCATCATCAAAAACCACTTCGGCGAAGCCAGCCGCTGGGACCTTGCCAACGGCTGGAACGGCGGCAACGACATGGGGATGTTCAGCGAAGGCGGTGAGCCCAATGTTCCCCTATGGAATCCCCGTCCCGTCTTTTTCTATCTCTACTATTTCCAGAAGTTCTTTGGAGACCGCATGGTGAGCGACACCCTCCAATCTACCAGCAGCGACCTCACGACGTATTCCTCCTCTTTTACTTCCGGTCAGGCAGGCACCATCGTCGTCAATTCCGGCACCACCGCCCACACCCTGGCGATCGACTTCAAAAACTTTGCCGCCGGCAGCCACTACTATTGGTACGTCCTCACCGGCGGCACGGATGTGGCCCAATTTTCCGGGCAGGTCGTTGTCAACGGTACCGGCCCCAATAACGCCGAAGGCGGACCCGCCAGTAGCTATGCCAGCATCAAGGCCTATACGGCGCCCCTTACCGGGACCATCTACCTTAGTGTGCCGGCGCGGGCTGTGGTATACCTGGTGGCGGATAAGAAGAGTTAG
- a CDS encoding winged helix DNA-binding domain-containing protein, with amino-acid sequence MTSRQIAQLRLESQQIIHAEARGPEDLVRRMGCVQAQDFAGAKWALAERIPGATEADMDRAFQEGAILRTHVLRPTWHFVSPKDIRWLLKLSAPKIKALSKGLHRKLDIDEAVLRRSKTAIGKALAGGQRLTRTELSAHLRKARINTDDIRLGFHLMDAEVDGLICSGGREGKQFTYALLEERVAQAPVLDKDAAIGELAARYFTSRGPATVYDFAWWSGLTISQAQRGLEMNRRKLDHAIVRGQAYWFPLGLDAARIRPSVYLLPAFDEYTVAYRDRADILAPEAMAPTSYGLKPVLLVNGRVAGTWKRTEDKKQVGLEVHPLEALGKAARQLLDAAAGRYARFAQKELGALAVM; translated from the coding sequence ATGACAAGCCGACAAATCGCCCAGCTCCGGCTGGAAAGCCAGCAAATTATTCACGCAGAGGCCCGCGGCCCGGAGGACCTGGTCCGGCGGATGGGGTGTGTCCAGGCCCAGGACTTTGCCGGGGCCAAATGGGCGCTCGCGGAAAGGATTCCGGGAGCGACGGAAGCGGATATGGACCGTGCTTTCCAGGAGGGGGCGATCCTACGGACGCACGTCCTCAGGCCCACCTGGCACTTTGTTTCGCCAAAAGATATCCGCTGGCTGCTCAAGCTGTCGGCGCCGAAAATAAAGGCCCTTAGCAAGGGGCTGCACCGCAAGCTGGACATCGACGAGGCGGTCTTAAGAAGGAGCAAAACGGCGATCGGCAAGGCGCTGGCGGGGGGCCAACGGCTCACCCGTACGGAGCTCTCGGCCCACCTGCGCAAGGCCAGGATCAATACGGATGATATCCGGCTGGGGTTTCACCTGATGGATGCGGAGGTGGACGGCCTTATTTGCAGCGGGGGACGGGAGGGCAAACAGTTTACCTACGCCCTTCTTGAAGAACGGGTTGCACAGGCACCGGTGCTCGATAAGGACGCGGCCATCGGCGAGCTGGCGGCGCGCTATTTCACCAGCAGGGGCCCGGCCACGGTCTATGATTTTGCGTGGTGGAGCGGGCTGACGATTTCCCAGGCGCAAAGGGGGTTGGAAATGAACCGGCGAAAACTGGACCACGCCATCGTGCGGGGGCAGGCGTATTGGTTCCCCTTGGGGCTCGATGCCGCGCGGATCCGTCCCTCGGTGTATTTACTCCCTGCTTTTGACGAATACACCGTAGCTTACAGGGACCGGGCGGACATTCTCGCGCCGGAGGCCATGGCGCCGACCAGTTACGGGCTTAAGCCCGTGCTGCTGGTCAACGGCCGGGTGGCGGGGACCTGGAAGCGCACGGAGGATAAAAAACAGGTCGGGCTGGAAGTGCACCCCCTGGAAGCCTTGGGGAAGGCGGCGCGGCAGCTGTTGGACGCGGCCGCGGGAAGGTATGCGCGGTTTGCGCAAAAAGAGTTGGGAGCGCTGGCCGTGATGTAG
- a CDS encoding methylated-DNA--[protein]-cysteine S-methyltransferase, with protein MDTQKDIDYQRIADAIEYYQAHFKEQPSLDAVAAQVHVSPYHFQRMFREWAGVTPKQFLGYISLEHAKTLLQEPGATLFDTAFDTGLSGTGRLHDLFIKVEGMTPGEYKNGGSGLTISYGFAESPFGPVIVASTGKGICHIAFADEGQEAALTELQSKFPRAAYRQFMDAHQQEALFIFTQDWRKLHEIKLHLKGTPFQLKVWETLLTIPLGGLTTYAGIADTLGQPKAARAVGSAVADNPVAFLIPCHRVIKSTGAFGQYHWGPGRKAAMIGWEAARVNGANDN; from the coding sequence ATGGACACGCAAAAAGACATCGACTATCAACGCATAGCGGACGCTATCGAATACTACCAGGCGCATTTTAAAGAACAGCCCTCCCTGGACGCGGTGGCGGCGCAGGTACACGTCAGTCCTTATCACTTTCAGCGGATGTTTCGCGAGTGGGCGGGGGTTACGCCGAAGCAGTTCCTCGGATACATCAGCCTGGAGCACGCCAAGACGCTTCTCCAGGAGCCGGGGGCGACGCTGTTTGACACGGCCTTTGACACGGGGTTGTCGGGGACGGGACGGCTCCACGACCTTTTTATCAAAGTAGAAGGGATGACACCGGGGGAATACAAAAACGGGGGCTCGGGGCTGACCATCTCTTACGGCTTTGCGGAAAGCCCCTTTGGGCCCGTTATCGTCGCCTCAACGGGCAAAGGCATTTGTCATATAGCTTTTGCGGACGAAGGACAGGAGGCGGCGCTGACAGAGCTACAGTCAAAATTCCCCCGCGCCGCTTACCGCCAATTCATGGACGCCCACCAACAGGAAGCCTTGTTTATTTTTACCCAGGACTGGCGGAAGCTCCATGAAATCAAGCTACACCTAAAGGGAACACCCTTCCAGCTCAAGGTCTGGGAAACGCTGCTGACGATCCCGCTGGGCGGCCTGACGACCTACGCCGGTATCGCGGATACCCTGGGACAACCCAAAGCGGCAAGGGCCGTGGGGTCCGCTGTGGCGGACAACCCCGTCGCCTTTTTGATCCCCTGTCACCGCGTCATCAAATCCACGGGCGCCTTTGGACAGTACCATTGGGGTCCCGGCCGTAAGGCGGCCATGATCGGGTGGGAAGCCGCCCGGGTGAACGGTGCGAACGACAACTAA
- a CDS encoding 2OG-Fe(II) oxygenase yields the protein MTTIQESDWIRVQTDLHRQGFALLPHVLTPAQCAALIDGYDQPDAYRKTIKMERHRFGVGEYKYFRYPLPPLIEDIRTNIYPHLAVTANQWMAALHEQTRFPAVHADLLTACRAAGQHLPTVLILKYGAGGFNTLHQDLYGEVYFPLQAVLFLNEPGEDYEGGEFVLTEQVPRAQSKAIVLKPRRGDMLVFTTHFRPVQGSRGYYRVNVKHGVSPLHSGARHTLGIIFHDAVT from the coding sequence ATGACAACCATACAAGAATCTGACTGGATCAGGGTGCAAACCGACCTGCACCGCCAGGGCTTTGCGCTCCTGCCCCACGTCCTTACACCCGCGCAGTGCGCAGCGCTGATCGACGGGTATGACCAACCGGACGCGTACCGGAAAACGATCAAGATGGAACGCCACCGGTTTGGCGTGGGGGAATACAAATATTTTCGCTATCCCTTACCGCCGCTGATCGAGGACATCCGCACGAACATATATCCGCACCTGGCGGTGACGGCCAACCAATGGATGGCGGCACTCCACGAGCAGACACGATTCCCGGCGGTACACGCGGACCTTTTGACGGCCTGCCGGGCCGCGGGGCAACACCTGCCCACGGTGCTCATCTTAAAGTATGGAGCGGGTGGATTCAATACCCTTCACCAGGACCTCTACGGGGAAGTGTATTTTCCCCTGCAGGCGGTACTTTTTCTCAACGAACCGGGAGAAGACTATGAAGGCGGCGAGTTTGTGCTCACCGAGCAGGTGCCGCGTGCCCAATCGAAAGCCATCGTGTTGAAGCCCCGCCGGGGCGACATGCTTGTCTTCACCACGCATTTCCGGCCGGTGCAAGGCAGCCGGGGGTATTACCGGGTGAACGTCAAACACGGGGTGAGCCCCCTACATAGTGGGGCGCGACATACCCTTGGGATCATTTTTCACGACGCGGTGACCTGA